A region from the Cervus elaphus chromosome 10, mCerEla1.1, whole genome shotgun sequence genome encodes:
- the AIMP2 gene encoding aminoacyl tRNA synthase complex-interacting multifunctional protein 2 isoform X1, producing MPMYQVKPYHEGSGSLRVELPTCMYRLPNVHGRTGSPAPSADHVQEASDPSLQALESRQDDILKRLYELKAAVDGLSKMIQTPDADLDVTNIIQADEPAALSTSAVDLNTMLGQDHGALKDIVINANPAWPPLSLLVLHRLLCDHFRVLSSVHTHSAVRGVPAHLLQCFGEQTRQRPRHEYQLGFTLIWKDVPKTQMKFSVQTMCPIEGEGNIARFLFSLFGQKQDAVNLTLIDSWVDIAIFQLKEGSSKEKAAVFRSMNSALGKTPWLVGDELTVADVVLWSVLRQTGGCGGTVPANVQKWMRACENLAAFHTALKLLQ from the exons ATGCCGATGTACCAGGTAAAGCCCTATCACGAGGGCAGCGGATCTCTCCGCGTAGAGCTTCCCACCTGCATGTACCGGCTCCCCAACGTGCACGGCAGGACCGGCAGCCCGGCGCCGTCCGCCGACCACGTGCAG GAAGCCTCGGACCCGTCTCTTCAAGCTCTTGAGTCCCGCCAAGATGATATTTTAAAACGTCTGTACGAGTTGAAAGCTGCGGTCGATGGTCTGTCCAAGATGATTCAGACACCAGATGCGGACTTGGATGTAACCAACATAATCCAGGCTGACGAGCCAGCTGCTCTGTCGACCAGCGCGGTGGACTTAAACACCATGCTCGGACAG GACCACGGGGCGCTGAAGGACATCGTGATCAACGCCAACCCCGCCTGGCCGCCGCTGTCCCTGCTCGTGCTGCACCGGCTGCTGTGCGACCACTTCCGGGTCCTGTCCTCGGTGCACACGCACTCGGCCGTCCGCGGCGTGCCGGCCCACCTCCTCCAGTGCTTCGGCGAGCAGACGAGGCAGCGGCCCCGCCACGAGTACCAGCTGGGCTTCACCCTCATCTGGAAGGAcg TGCCAAAGACGCAGATGAAGTTCAGCGTTCAGACGATGTGTCCCATTGAAGGGGAAGGGAACATCGCCCGCTTCCTTTTCTCGCTCTTTGGCCAGAAGCAGGATGCTGTGAACTTAACCCTCATAGATAGCTGGGTGGATATAGCTATTTTTCAGCTGAAAGAGGGCAGCAGTAAAGAGAAGGCCGCCGTGTTCCGCTCCATGAACTCTGCcctcgggaagaccccctggcttGTGGGGGATGAGCTCACGGTGGCCGATGTGGTGCTGTGGTCTGTGCTCCGGCAGACGGGGGGCTGTGGGGGGACGGTGCCAGCCAACGTGCAGAAGTGGATGCGGGCCTGCGAAAACCTGGCCGCTTTCCACACGGCCCTCAAGCTCCTTCAGTGA
- the AIMP2 gene encoding aminoacyl tRNA synthase complex-interacting multifunctional protein 2 isoform X2 → MPMYQEASDPSLQALESRQDDILKRLYELKAAVDGLSKMIQTPDADLDVTNIIQADEPAALSTSAVDLNTMLGQDHGALKDIVINANPAWPPLSLLVLHRLLCDHFRVLSSVHTHSAVRGVPAHLLQCFGEQTRQRPRHEYQLGFTLIWKDVPKTQMKFSVQTMCPIEGEGNIARFLFSLFGQKQDAVNLTLIDSWVDIAIFQLKEGSSKEKAAVFRSMNSALGKTPWLVGDELTVADVVLWSVLRQTGGCGGTVPANVQKWMRACENLAAFHTALKLLQ, encoded by the exons ATGCCGATGTACCAG GAAGCCTCGGACCCGTCTCTTCAAGCTCTTGAGTCCCGCCAAGATGATATTTTAAAACGTCTGTACGAGTTGAAAGCTGCGGTCGATGGTCTGTCCAAGATGATTCAGACACCAGATGCGGACTTGGATGTAACCAACATAATCCAGGCTGACGAGCCAGCTGCTCTGTCGACCAGCGCGGTGGACTTAAACACCATGCTCGGACAG GACCACGGGGCGCTGAAGGACATCGTGATCAACGCCAACCCCGCCTGGCCGCCGCTGTCCCTGCTCGTGCTGCACCGGCTGCTGTGCGACCACTTCCGGGTCCTGTCCTCGGTGCACACGCACTCGGCCGTCCGCGGCGTGCCGGCCCACCTCCTCCAGTGCTTCGGCGAGCAGACGAGGCAGCGGCCCCGCCACGAGTACCAGCTGGGCTTCACCCTCATCTGGAAGGAcg TGCCAAAGACGCAGATGAAGTTCAGCGTTCAGACGATGTGTCCCATTGAAGGGGAAGGGAACATCGCCCGCTTCCTTTTCTCGCTCTTTGGCCAGAAGCAGGATGCTGTGAACTTAACCCTCATAGATAGCTGGGTGGATATAGCTATTTTTCAGCTGAAAGAGGGCAGCAGTAAAGAGAAGGCCGCCGTGTTCCGCTCCATGAACTCTGCcctcgggaagaccccctggcttGTGGGGGATGAGCTCACGGTGGCCGATGTGGTGCTGTGGTCTGTGCTCCGGCAGACGGGGGGCTGTGGGGGGACGGTGCCAGCCAACGTGCAGAAGTGGATGCGGGCCTGCGAAAACCTGGCCGCTTTCCACACGGCCCTCAAGCTCCTTCAGTGA